One part of the Chryseobacterium mulctrae genome encodes these proteins:
- a CDS encoding YegP family protein — translation MGKFTISKRKNDEYQFNLKAGNGEIILTSEGYTTKANCHKGIESVRINSQDDSRYDRRVAVNEKDYFVLKARNGEIIGKSQYYSSKSSMEIGINSVKTNAPTAEIIDETL, via the coding sequence ATGGGAAAATTTACGATCAGCAAAAGAAAAAATGATGAATATCAATTTAATCTGAAAGCCGGGAACGGTGAAATTATTTTAACCAGCGAAGGTTACACGACAAAAGCAAACTGCCACAAAGGAATTGAATCTGTAAGAATCAATTCACAGGATGATTCAAGATACGACAGAAGAGTTGCTGTAAACGAAAAAGATTACTTCGTATTGAAAGCAAGAAACGGTGAAATCATTGGAAAAAGTCAGTATTACAGTTCAAAATCTAGCATGGAAATCGGAATTAATTCTGTAAAAACCAATGCTCCAACCGCTGAAATCATTGATGAAACTCTTTAA